In Streptomyces roseifaciens, a single genomic region encodes these proteins:
- a CDS encoding DUF4139 domain-containing protein, whose amino-acid sequence MTAETAQRWGSTLDSVVVYAQGAVCRRLARGSVPPDGRVRVTGLPRSLDPGSLRARILGAPGVRVTEARVEVEAEPLGTGTPEGLQREVERLYDECAAAQGRRDRQLSLIEEVRGLRPVPPARRREESHRRTPVDAWLGLADFVEERLTGLHARLVELEEALRRAEHELGVATDRLDRASTDAPSAHVEATVSAVLTLDGTADAETGLDLELEYGVPGAVWVPAYRLAYRQGDGTGDLVLRASVAQRTGEDWTGVRIALATADLRRRTDLPRLRSIRIGRRQPAPAPSGWREPPAGLSDLFAGYEAAGPRPDTTGAVWAGSAPGGATGGSAPGPVPPPPAAMAAAAPQGYGAPPPAPGGAGGHYPEDFEGEMPERSQPAPSQPGGMPHPGGSPFARAAAPMAPAAPGRAAPPPPPPAPGPPQPSSTELDYAALVLCGPDEQGGRRGRLFPDAPFDAVAAEYRRRAEAVAALPLPGHAVRPRESAGSFDHRFDATARADVPSDGTWHTITVAEIPVGLRTEYLCVPSVEQTVYATSVLSNATGQALLAGPVEVTVDDEFLLTAALPTLAPGGVRRVGLGPAEGIRVTRRTNLHESTSGLRNNTTVLDHRVHVELANRLARPVTVEVRERVPVTSEPDVRIEERADWTAPEPGTGPEHHAPGTRVWRVELPAGDTAALDGRYEIRIPAGKALVGGNRRS is encoded by the coding sequence ATGACGGCTGAGACGGCACAGAGGTGGGGGTCGACCCTCGATTCGGTCGTGGTGTACGCGCAGGGCGCGGTCTGCCGCCGACTGGCCCGGGGCAGCGTGCCGCCGGACGGCCGGGTGCGGGTGACGGGGCTGCCCCGCTCGCTGGACCCGGGTTCGCTGCGGGCCCGGATCCTGGGCGCGCCGGGGGTGCGTGTCACCGAGGCGCGGGTGGAGGTCGAGGCCGAGCCGCTCGGCACCGGCACGCCCGAGGGGTTGCAGCGCGAGGTCGAGCGGCTGTACGACGAGTGCGCGGCCGCGCAGGGCCGCCGGGACCGGCAACTGAGCCTGATCGAGGAGGTCAGGGGCCTGCGCCCGGTCCCACCGGCCCGCAGGCGCGAGGAATCGCACCGCCGTACCCCGGTCGACGCGTGGCTGGGGCTGGCCGACTTCGTCGAGGAGCGGCTGACGGGGCTGCACGCCCGCCTCGTCGAGCTGGAGGAGGCGCTGCGCCGCGCCGAACACGAACTCGGCGTCGCCACGGACAGGCTCGACCGCGCCTCCACCGACGCACCGTCAGCGCACGTGGAGGCCACGGTCTCCGCGGTCCTTACGCTCGACGGCACCGCTGACGCGGAGACGGGGCTGGACCTGGAGCTGGAGTACGGGGTGCCGGGCGCCGTCTGGGTGCCGGCCTACCGCCTCGCCTACCGTCAGGGCGACGGCACCGGCGATCTGGTGCTGCGTGCCTCGGTCGCGCAGCGCACCGGCGAGGACTGGACCGGCGTGCGCATCGCCCTGGCCACCGCCGACCTGCGGCGCCGCACCGACCTGCCGAGGCTCCGCTCGATCCGGATCGGACGCCGTCAGCCCGCGCCCGCGCCTTCGGGCTGGCGCGAGCCCCCGGCCGGGCTCTCCGACCTGTTCGCCGGGTACGAGGCGGCAGGCCCTCGCCCTGATACGACCGGTGCCGTGTGGGCCGGTTCCGCGCCCGGTGGTGCCACGGGCGGCTCCGCGCCCGGTCCCGTTCCGCCACCGCCGGCAGCAATGGCGGCAGCGGCACCGCAGGGCTACGGCGCACCGCCCCCGGCGCCCGGCGGCGCAGGCGGCCACTACCCGGAGGACTTCGAGGGCGAGATGCCCGAGCGGTCGCAGCCCGCCCCCTCGCAACCCGGAGGCATGCCGCATCCCGGCGGCAGCCCCTTCGCGAGGGCCGCCGCCCCCATGGCGCCGGCGGCTCCCGGCCGGGCTGCGCCACCACCACCGCCTCCGGCGCCCGGTCCGCCGCAGCCGAGCAGTACCGAGCTCGACTACGCCGCCCTCGTCCTGTGCGGCCCGGACGAGCAGGGAGGTCGCCGGGGCAGGCTGTTTCCTGACGCTCCCTTCGACGCGGTGGCGGCCGAGTACCGCCGCCGCGCCGAAGCGGTGGCCGCGCTGCCACTGCCCGGGCACGCCGTGCGGCCCCGCGAGTCGGCGGGCTCCTTCGACCACCGCTTCGACGCCACCGCCCGCGCCGACGTCCCGTCGGACGGCACCTGGCACACCATCACCGTCGCCGAGATCCCGGTCGGTCTGCGCACCGAGTACCTCTGTGTGCCGTCCGTGGAGCAGACCGTGTACGCGACGTCGGTGCTCTCCAACGCCACCGGCCAGGCTCTGCTGGCCGGCCCGGTGGAGGTCACGGTCGACGACGAGTTCCTGCTGACCGCCGCACTGCCCACGCTCGCCCCCGGCGGCGTCCGCCGGGTGGGGCTCGGGCCGGCCGAGGGAATCCGGGTCACCCGTCGTACGAACCTGCACGAGTCGACCTCGGGCCTGCGCAACAACACCACCGTGCTCGACCACCGCGTCCACGTGGAACTGGCCAACCGGCTCGCGAGGCCCGTCACCGTCGAGGTCCGCGAGCGGGTGCCGGTCACCTCCGAACCGGACGTCCGCATCGAGGAGCGGGCCGACTGGACGGCACCCGAGCCCGGCACGGGCCCCGAACACCACGCCCCGGGCACCCGCGTCTGGCGGGTGGAGCTGCCCGCCGGCGACACCGCCGCCCTCGACGGCCGTTACGAGATCCGCATCCCGGCCGGCAAGGCCCTGGTCGGCGGCAACCGCAGGAGCTGA
- a CDS encoding nucleoside-triphosphatase, giving the protein MPTRILLEGRPGVGKTTAVRRLASLLRTRTPVGFTTEEIREGTARVGFALETLDGRRAVLAHVAFPGPPRVGRYGVDLRVMDELALSALAPLSPGPAPGDLALIDELGGMELASSAFRKAVGELLTADIDVVATVHARHDPFTDALKQRAGIELVHVTAQNRDALPGELAARLET; this is encoded by the coding sequence ATGCCGACCAGGATCCTGCTCGAAGGACGGCCGGGCGTGGGCAAGACGACCGCCGTGCGACGGCTGGCCTCCCTGCTGCGCACCCGTACGCCCGTCGGTTTCACGACGGAGGAGATCCGGGAGGGCACCGCCCGCGTGGGTTTCGCGCTGGAGACGCTGGACGGCAGGCGGGCCGTGCTCGCGCACGTCGCCTTCCCCGGGCCGCCGCGCGTCGGCCGGTACGGTGTCGACCTGCGCGTCATGGACGAACTGGCCCTGTCGGCCCTCGCCCCGCTGTCACCGGGCCCGGCGCCGGGGGATCTCGCGCTCATCGACGAGCTGGGCGGGATGGAGCTGGCAAGCTCCGCGTTCCGGAAGGCCGTGGGGGAACTGCTCACGGCCGACATCGACGTCGTCGCCACCGTGCACGCGCGCCACGACCCGTTCACCGACGCCCTCAAGCAGCGCGCCGGCATCGAACTGGTCCACGTGACCGCGCAGAACCGGGATGCGCTGCCCGGGGAACTGGCGGCACGGCTGGAGACGTAA
- the tsaD gene encoding tRNA (adenosine(37)-N6)-threonylcarbamoyltransferase complex transferase subunit TsaD: MGAPVVLGIESSCDETGAGIVRDGKLLAHVVASSMDEHARFGGVVPEIAARAHLHSFNPVVRQALDQAGMRLTQIDAVAVTTGPGLSGALQVGLSGAKTLAYAAGVPLYGVHHLAGHVAADTLEHGPLPEPCVVLIVSGGHTSLLLVRDLVREPILHLGDTLDDAAGECFDKVARILGLPYPGGPAIDRAAREGDRRAVAFPRPLTRPGDDPYAFSFSGLKTAAARWVEGHRLRGEEVPVADGAAALQEAVADVLTRKALAACRAYDVRTLIVVGGVAANSRVRALAEKRCASAGIELRVPPMTLCTDNGAMIAAVGDLLVRSGAEPAPLDVSIDPSAPLEYAALTPLARPAVRTA; encoded by the coding sequence GTGGGTGCACCGGTGGTGCTGGGGATCGAGTCGTCGTGCGATGAGACGGGCGCGGGCATCGTGCGGGACGGGAAACTGCTCGCGCACGTGGTGGCGTCGAGCATGGACGAGCACGCGCGGTTCGGCGGGGTGGTGCCCGAGATCGCCGCCCGGGCGCACCTGCACTCCTTCAACCCGGTCGTGCGCCAGGCCCTGGACCAGGCCGGGATGCGGCTCACCCAGATCGACGCGGTCGCCGTCACCACCGGCCCCGGCCTGTCCGGCGCGCTCCAGGTGGGCCTGTCCGGCGCCAAGACCCTCGCCTACGCGGCCGGGGTTCCGCTGTACGGCGTCCACCACCTGGCCGGGCACGTCGCCGCCGACACCCTCGAGCACGGCCCGCTGCCCGAACCGTGCGTGGTGCTGATCGTCTCCGGCGGCCACACCTCCCTGCTGCTCGTACGGGACCTGGTCCGCGAGCCGATCCTGCACCTGGGCGACACCCTGGACGATGCGGCGGGGGAGTGCTTCGACAAGGTGGCCCGCATCCTGGGCCTGCCGTACCCGGGCGGACCCGCCATCGACCGGGCGGCACGGGAGGGCGACCGGCGGGCCGTGGCCTTCCCGCGCCCGCTGACCCGGCCCGGCGACGACCCGTACGCGTTCTCCTTCTCCGGCCTCAAGACGGCGGCGGCCCGCTGGGTCGAGGGCCACCGGCTGCGCGGGGAGGAGGTCCCGGTCGCCGACGGGGCCGCCGCCCTTCAGGAGGCCGTGGCCGACGTGCTGACCCGCAAGGCGCTCGCCGCCTGCCGCGCGTACGACGTCAGGACGCTGATCGTCGTCGGGGGAGTGGCCGCCAACTCCCGGGTCCGCGCCCTGGCGGAGAAGCGCTGCGCCTCGGCCGGGATCGAACTGCGCGTCCCGCCCATGACCCTGTGCACCGACAACGGCGCGATGATCGCCGCCGTCGGCGACCTCCTCGTCCGCTCCGGCGCCGAACCGGCGCCCCTAGACGTGTCGATCGACCCGTCGGCACCGCTCGAGTACGCGGCTCTGACCCCGCTCGCCCGCCCGGCCGTTCGAACAGCGTGA
- the alaS gene encoding alanine--tRNA ligase — MRTADIRRRFLDFFAERGHTIVPSAPLPTPDPTLLFVNAGMVPFKPYLTGEQAAPWPRATSVQKCIRTLDIEEVGKTTRHGSFFQMNGNFSLGDYFKEEAIGFAWELSTKAQADGGYGLDPDRIWVTVHHSDTDARGIWREVAGLPDERIVARGDEDNFWSMGVPGPCGPCSELYYDRGPALGREGGPAVDEDRYMEFWNLVFMQYERGEGAGKSGYPILGELPRRNIDTGMGLERMATLLQGKDNLYEIDETRPVLDRAAELAGVRYGSDAQADVRLRVVADHVRTALMLLADGTAPGNEGRGYVLRRILRRSVRSMRQLGFHDPALPELMTVARDCMAPSYPEVTEAFARIADQAYGEEDAFRATLKQGTTVLDTAVARVKADGGRSLPGKQAFLLHDTYGFPIDLTLEMASEQGVEVDREGFTALMNEQRERARADARARKSGGATDTGALRTVLDAHGPTEWRAWETLTTESKVLAVLGANGPVPAAREGEIVSVVLDRSPFYAESGGQDSDAGRISGSSAEAEVLDVQRPLPGLVVHQVRITAGELAAGDPVVAAVDPEWRLGARQAHSGTHVLHAALREILGPTALQSGSYNRPGYLRLDFPWRGALSQTVRSEVEEAANRALRRDLPVGVRWMTLPEAKELGALALFDETYGEQVRVVEIGGAWSRELCGGTHVDHASQVGTVALTAESSVGAGMRRLEAAVGVEGFGYLARERDLVSRIAEQLNAPRAELPEKIAGLLDRLKAADRENARLKAGATAAQAAELAGRAVDAGGTLVVTTTVDGTTDEARALALAVRDRLPQGRPGAAAVATASGGLVLALTTPAREAGLNAAALVKQLLGGRGGGSPEIAQGGGIPAERLNDVLAELPRLVGGR, encoded by the coding sequence TTGCGTACCGCCGACATCCGCCGCAGATTCCTGGACTTCTTCGCCGAACGCGGTCACACCATCGTCCCCAGCGCACCGCTGCCGACGCCGGACCCGACCCTGCTGTTCGTCAACGCCGGCATGGTCCCCTTCAAGCCCTACCTGACCGGGGAGCAGGCGGCGCCCTGGCCGCGCGCCACCAGCGTGCAGAAGTGCATCCGCACCCTCGACATCGAGGAGGTCGGCAAGACCACCCGGCACGGCTCCTTCTTCCAGATGAACGGCAACTTCTCCCTCGGGGACTACTTCAAGGAGGAGGCCATCGGCTTCGCCTGGGAGCTGTCGACGAAGGCGCAGGCCGACGGCGGCTACGGGCTCGATCCCGACCGCATCTGGGTCACCGTCCACCACTCCGACACCGACGCCCGCGGCATCTGGCGCGAGGTCGCCGGACTGCCCGACGAGCGGATCGTCGCCCGCGGCGACGAGGACAACTTCTGGTCCATGGGCGTCCCCGGCCCGTGCGGGCCCTGCTCCGAGCTGTACTACGACCGCGGCCCGGCGCTCGGTCGCGAGGGCGGCCCGGCGGTCGACGAGGACCGCTACATGGAGTTCTGGAACCTGGTCTTCATGCAGTACGAGCGCGGCGAGGGCGCGGGCAAGTCCGGCTACCCGATCCTCGGCGAATTGCCCCGCCGCAACATCGACACCGGCATGGGCCTGGAGCGGATGGCCACCCTCCTCCAGGGCAAGGACAACCTGTACGAGATCGACGAGACCCGCCCGGTCCTCGACCGCGCCGCCGAGCTCGCCGGGGTCCGCTACGGCTCCGACGCGCAGGCCGACGTCCGCCTGCGGGTGGTCGCCGACCACGTCCGCACCGCCCTGATGCTGCTCGCCGACGGTACCGCCCCCGGCAACGAGGGCCGCGGCTACGTGCTGCGCCGCATCCTGCGCCGCTCGGTCCGCTCCATGCGCCAGCTCGGCTTCCACGACCCGGCCCTGCCCGAGCTGATGACCGTGGCCCGCGACTGCATGGCCCCCAGCTACCCCGAGGTCACCGAGGCCTTCGCCCGGATCGCGGACCAGGCGTACGGCGAGGAGGACGCCTTCCGCGCCACCCTCAAGCAGGGCACCACCGTGCTCGACACCGCCGTCGCCAGGGTCAAGGCGGACGGCGGCCGCTCGCTGCCCGGCAAGCAGGCCTTCCTGCTGCACGACACCTACGGGTTCCCGATCGACCTCACCCTGGAGATGGCCTCCGAACAGGGCGTCGAGGTCGACCGGGAGGGCTTCACCGCGCTGATGAACGAGCAGCGCGAACGGGCCCGCGCCGACGCCCGCGCCCGCAAGTCCGGCGGGGCCACCGACACCGGCGCGCTGCGCACCGTCCTGGACGCCCACGGCCCGACCGAATGGCGCGCCTGGGAGACCCTGACCACCGAGTCGAAGGTGCTCGCCGTCCTCGGCGCGAACGGCCCGGTGCCGGCCGCCCGCGAGGGCGAGATCGTCTCGGTCGTCCTGGACCGCTCCCCGTTCTACGCCGAATCCGGAGGCCAGGACAGCGACGCCGGCCGTATCTCCGGCAGTTCGGCCGAGGCCGAGGTCCTCGACGTCCAGCGCCCGCTGCCCGGCCTGGTCGTGCACCAGGTGCGCATCACCGCCGGAGAGCTCGCCGCCGGTGACCCGGTGGTCGCGGCCGTCGACCCCGAGTGGCGCCTCGGGGCACGCCAGGCCCACTCCGGCACCCACGTCCTGCACGCCGCGCTCCGCGAGATCCTCGGCCCCACCGCCCTGCAGTCCGGCTCGTACAACCGGCCCGGCTACCTGCGCCTGGACTTCCCCTGGCGCGGAGCCCTCTCGCAGACGGTCCGCAGCGAGGTCGAGGAGGCCGCCAACCGCGCCCTGCGCCGCGACCTTCCGGTCGGCGTGCGCTGGATGACCCTGCCGGAGGCCAAGGAGCTCGGCGCGCTCGCCCTGTTCGACGAGACGTACGGGGAGCAGGTCCGGGTCGTCGAGATCGGCGGGGCCTGGTCCCGGGAGCTCTGCGGCGGCACCCACGTCGACCACGCCTCCCAGGTCGGCACGGTCGCCCTGACCGCGGAGTCCTCGGTCGGCGCCGGCATGCGCCGCCTGGAGGCCGCGGTCGGCGTCGAGGGCTTCGGCTACCTCGCCCGGGAGCGTGACCTGGTCTCCCGCATCGCCGAGCAGCTGAACGCGCCCCGCGCCGAGCTCCCCGAGAAGATCGCCGGCCTCCTGGACCGGCTCAAGGCCGCGGACCGGGAGAACGCCCGCCTCAAGGCAGGGGCCACCGCGGCCCAGGCCGCCGAACTGGCCGGCCGGGCCGTGGACGCGGGCGGCACGCTCGTCGTCACCACGACCGTCGACGGCACCACGGACGAGGCCCGCGCCCTGGCCCTCGCCGTCCGCGACCGCCTCCCGCAGGGACGGCCCGGCGCGGCCGCCGTCGCCACGGCGTCCGGCGGACTGGTCCTGGCCCTCACGACCCCGGCCCGTGAAGCCGGACTGAACGCCGCCGCGCTGGTCAAGCAGCTTCTGGGCGGCCGGGGCGGGGGCTCGCCGGAGATCGCCCAGGGCGGCGGCATCCCCGCCGAGCGCCTGAACGACGTCCTGGCGGAACTTCCCCGCCTCGTCGGCGGTCGCTGA
- a CDS encoding dienelactone hydrolase family protein encodes MSAADRHLDDAITDFSHRLVDVDGVVKTVYVAGSGPAVVLMPEMPGISPDVLRLARWVRDTGFTVYVPSLFGVDGAYPTAEAGEKIVRRACVSAEFHAFAGRGTSPVTAWLRGLARQAHAECGGPGVGVIGLCFTGNFALTMAMEPAVIAPVVNHPSLPFDDPAGLEISDEDARAVRDRIARDGLKVLAYRFDDDRWCTGRRFAAYRALLGDAFDGRVLPGSSANTEPPPFFRDVVGTPHSVVTAHLVDEDGHPTLQARDEILAFLTERLSPPGGSETTAG; translated from the coding sequence ATGAGCGCTGCCGACAGACACCTTGACGACGCCATAACGGACTTCTCCCACCGGCTCGTGGACGTGGACGGGGTCGTGAAGACCGTATACGTCGCGGGTTCCGGGCCGGCCGTCGTGCTGATGCCCGAGATGCCCGGCATCAGCCCCGACGTCCTTCGGCTGGCACGGTGGGTGCGGGATACGGGTTTCACCGTATACGTCCCCTCCCTCTTCGGAGTTGACGGTGCCTACCCCACGGCCGAGGCCGGCGAGAAGATCGTCCGTCGCGCGTGCGTCAGTGCCGAGTTCCACGCGTTCGCCGGGCGCGGCACCAGCCCCGTCACCGCGTGGCTGCGCGGCCTGGCGCGCCAGGCTCACGCCGAATGCGGCGGTCCGGGCGTCGGCGTGATCGGCCTGTGCTTCACCGGCAACTTCGCCCTCACCATGGCGATGGAACCGGCCGTCATCGCACCGGTGGTCAACCACCCGTCACTTCCGTTCGACGACCCCGCCGGGCTGGAGATCAGCGACGAGGACGCGCGCGCGGTCCGCGACCGCATCGCACGCGATGGACTGAAGGTCCTCGCCTACCGCTTCGACGACGACCGCTGGTGCACGGGCCGGCGCTTCGCCGCCTACCGGGCACTCCTCGGCGACGCCTTCGACGGCCGCGTCCTTCCCGGAAGCTCCGCCAACACCGAGCCGCCCCCGTTCTTCCGCGACGTGGTCGGAACCCCTCACAGCGTCGTCACCGCCCACCTCGTCGACGAGGACGGACATCCCACGCTGCAGGCCAGGGACGAGATCCTCGCCTTTCTGACGGAGCGTTTGAGCCCGCCCGGCGGTTCCGAGACGACAGCGGGTTGA